A window of Verrucomicrobiia bacterium contains these coding sequences:
- a CDS encoding uroporphyrinogen decarboxylase family protein — translation MTSRERVLAHLAGQPVDHLPLMPITMMFAANLIGARYRDYCTDYRLLVEGQIRTAETFGFDYVNTMSDPAREAADCGATVEYFDNQPVAIIEDQALLADKAKLASLNVPDPYAGGRMHNALKALALLKEKAGAEKIVEGWVEGPIAEAADLRGINTVMMDFFDDPSFVRDLFAFVVEMELRFARAQIEAGADVIGVGDAAASLVGPQIYNEFVWPYEKKLVDGIHALGAKVRMHICGNTRPILEGLGRLQCEIVDLDSLAPLSEARRKMGPEQVLLGNLNPVAVLRNSRARDVTAAVADCHQQAGPRFIVGAGCEVPRDTTSENLRAMCDYALNHSPI, via the coding sequence ATGACCTCTCGCGAACGAGTCCTGGCGCACTTGGCCGGCCAGCCAGTCGATCACCTGCCTCTGATGCCCATCACCATGATGTTCGCCGCAAACCTTATCGGCGCGCGTTACCGCGATTATTGCACCGACTACCGTTTGCTGGTCGAAGGCCAAATCCGCACCGCCGAAACTTTTGGTTTCGATTATGTCAATACGATGTCGGACCCGGCTCGAGAGGCGGCCGATTGCGGGGCTACGGTGGAATACTTCGACAATCAGCCGGTAGCGATTATTGAAGACCAGGCGCTCCTGGCCGACAAAGCCAAGTTAGCTTCGCTCAACGTACCTGACCCGTACGCTGGCGGGCGCATGCACAACGCCCTTAAGGCCCTGGCGCTTTTAAAAGAAAAAGCCGGCGCCGAAAAGATCGTCGAAGGCTGGGTGGAAGGGCCCATTGCCGAAGCGGCGGATTTGCGCGGCATCAACACGGTGATGATGGATTTCTTTGATGACCCCTCGTTCGTGCGCGACCTGTTTGCTTTCGTTGTGGAAATGGAACTCCGGTTTGCCCGCGCTCAAATCGAGGCTGGGGCGGACGTAATTGGCGTGGGGGATGCCGCCGCCTCGCTGGTGGGACCGCAGATATACAACGAATTCGTATGGCCCTATGAGAAGAAGTTGGTGGATGGCATCCACGCGCTGGGAGCCAAAGTCCGGATGCATATCTGCGGCAACACGCGCCCGATTCTCGAAGGGCTCGGCAGGTTGCAATGTGAAATCGTCGATTTGGATTCTCTGGCGCCCCTCTCCGAGGCCCGGCGAAAGATGGGTCCCGAGCAGGTGCTGCTGGGAAACCTCAACCCGGTGGCTGTCTTGCGAAATAGCCGTGCGCGGGACGTCACCGCCGCCGTGGCCGATTGTCACCAGCAAGCCGGCCCCCGTTTTATTGTTGGCGCCGGTTGTGAAGTGCCGCGCGACACCACATCGGAAAACCTCCGCGCCATGTGCGATTACGCCCTCAACCATTCACCGATTTGA
- a CDS encoding PEP-CTERM sorting domain-containing protein (PEP-CTERM proteins occur, often in large numbers, in the proteomes of bacteria that also encode an exosortase, a predicted intramembrane cysteine proteinase. The presence of a PEP-CTERM domain at a protein's C-terminus predicts cleavage within the sorting domain, followed by covalent anchoring to some some component of the (usually Gram-negative) cell surface. Many PEP-CTERM proteins exhibit an unusual sequence composition that includes large numbers of potential glycosylation sites. Expression of one such protein has been shown restore the ability of a bacterium to form floc, a type of biofilm.): MKTKALLLMAGVGSLAGSLAAQPLLFDFDNAPLHSSLPLSLTLAGVTAQFSATGQGFSIQQANSLGFTPTGFSGYCIYPNSVFASDLQVSFSQALSGFSILYAPEEYACDSSAQLRVTAYVDSAFVGTSVMTADPPGTWPSATLSISAPQGFNSVVVHYDAAPPTGGDWGPIFMADNMSVTPVPEPSSLAGLGLGLGIFFGFRHGQRCRFIGGYGFPEASCGVAVPAGPRKGVAFERNR; the protein is encoded by the coding sequence ATGAAAACGAAAGCCCTGCTGTTGATGGCCGGTGTGGGATCTCTGGCCGGTTCCCTGGCCGCCCAACCTCTGCTGTTTGATTTTGATAACGCTCCGCTGCACTCCTCCCTGCCGCTCAGCCTCACTTTGGCCGGTGTCACCGCCCAGTTCTCTGCAACGGGCCAGGGGTTCTCCATTCAACAGGCAAACAGTCTTGGGTTCACGCCGACAGGTTTTTCAGGGTATTGCATTTATCCCAACAGCGTGTTTGCCTCTGACCTACAGGTGAGTTTTTCCCAGGCGCTGAGCGGTTTCTCAATCCTCTATGCGCCAGAGGAGTATGCTTGCGATTCCTCGGCGCAACTGAGGGTAACGGCCTATGTGGACAGCGCCTTCGTGGGAACAAGCGTTATGACCGCAGACCCTCCCGGCACGTGGCCTTCGGCGACCTTGTCCATCAGCGCTCCCCAGGGATTTAACAGCGTTGTGGTTCATTATGACGCCGCGCCGCCAACCGGAGGAGACTGGGGTCCCATCTTTATGGCCGACAATATGAGCGTGACCCCTGTGCCTGAACCCTCATCTCTGGCGGGTTTGGGGCTCGGCCTGGGCATCTTTTTCGGCTTCCGGCACGGTCAGCGCTGTCGGTTCATTGGGGGATATGGATTTCCGGAGGCAAGTTGTGGCGTAGCAGTTCCAGCAGGTCCCCGTAAAGGGGTTGCTTTTGAACGTAACCGGTAG
- a CDS encoding response regulator, giving the protein MLDYPIEINPVSAHAILHLEDNPDDAFLLRTAAELARLPVAFFRVQDVEQAIAWLRGEGPFSNREEYPFPVAVLLDARLAQGSGLDVLAWARRQKQMKNLPIFILTGSERPGEKQRAQSLGATGYVQKQPLYGDLLELLRHNLPPEIHIPQ; this is encoded by the coding sequence ATGTTAGATTATCCGATTGAAATCAATCCCGTGAGCGCCCACGCCATTCTTCATCTCGAGGACAATCCTGACGATGCGTTTCTTCTGCGCACAGCCGCGGAGTTGGCGCGGCTTCCGGTGGCTTTCTTCCGTGTCCAGGATGTCGAGCAAGCTATTGCCTGGCTGAGGGGCGAGGGGCCGTTCTCCAATCGCGAAGAGTACCCCTTTCCCGTTGCGGTGCTTCTGGATGCCAGGCTCGCCCAGGGCAGCGGATTGGACGTGCTTGCCTGGGCGCGCCGCCAGAAGCAAATGAAGAATCTCCCGATCTTCATTTTGACCGGTTCTGAGAGACCTGGCGAAAAGCAGCGCGCCCAGTCTTTGGGGGCTACCGGTTACGTTCAAAAGCAACCCCTTTACGGGGACCTGCTGGAACTGCTACGCCACAACTTGCCTCCGGAAATCCATATCCCCCAATGA
- a CDS encoding mechanosensitive ion channel domain-containing protein, with amino-acid sequence MKEVIAAWKGILDFPLIKAGGIQFTVGHVIELALLLALVFIAEVILRRIFLTRLLGRTRLRPSVQFAVRQVVRYTFLAFGIYLSLGAIGINLSSLAFMASALAVGVGFGLQNIVSNFVSGLIILAEQPIAIGDRVDVNGAVGRVTEINLRSTTVITNDNICIIVPNSNLITGTVINWSHGDPKVRTRLPVGVAYGTDIEKLRGLLLDVAAQNPDILKTPEPELLFVGYGDSSINFELAVWNTITLDKPLRFKSALYFAMHRALEANQIEIPFPQRDLHLRSGSLILQNGTVSVVPLSPKRL; translated from the coding sequence ATGAAAGAAGTGATTGCCGCCTGGAAAGGCATCCTGGATTTTCCGCTCATTAAGGCAGGGGGGATTCAGTTCACGGTGGGCCATGTCATCGAATTGGCCTTGCTCCTGGCGTTGGTTTTCATCGCCGAAGTCATTTTGCGGCGCATCTTTCTCACTCGCCTTCTGGGGCGGACCCGGCTGCGGCCCTCGGTTCAATTCGCCGTCCGCCAGGTGGTCCGTTACACGTTTCTGGCCTTTGGAATCTATCTGTCTCTGGGCGCAATTGGCATCAACCTGAGTTCACTGGCCTTCATGGCCAGCGCCTTAGCCGTTGGCGTGGGATTCGGGCTTCAAAACATCGTGAGTAATTTTGTCAGCGGGCTTATCATCCTGGCTGAGCAACCGATTGCCATCGGGGACCGGGTTGATGTCAACGGCGCAGTGGGGCGGGTAACGGAAATCAACTTGCGCAGCACCACAGTCATCACCAACGACAACATTTGCATTATCGTTCCCAATTCCAACCTGATTACCGGCACTGTCATCAACTGGAGCCACGGGGACCCCAAGGTGCGGACCCGGTTGCCGGTGGGCGTGGCGTATGGAACGGACATCGAGAAACTGCGGGGCCTGCTGCTGGACGTGGCGGCCCAGAATCCGGACATCCTGAAGACACCGGAACCCGAACTGCTGTTTGTTGGCTATGGCGACAGTTCGATTAATTTCGAACTGGCTGTGTGGAACACCATCACCCTGGACAAGCCATTGCGCTTTAAAAGCGCCCTCTATTTCGCGATGCACAGGGCTCTTGAGGCGAACCAAATAGAGATTCCCTTTCCGCAGCGCGATCTGCATCTCCGGTCAGGGAGCCTGATATTGCAAAACGGCACAGTCAGCGTAGTGCCCCTTTCGCCCAAACGGCTTTAG
- a CDS encoding ABC transporter permease subunit — protein MFVHHLHNELYKLFGKKRTYIGFGAFLVAQNAILIAFHFTRWQSDVERMLAGNGYLARDYISALTVALIMLIPQILLLMPLYASLVGGDLVAKEAEDGTLRMILSRPISRFRLLFVKWLAGVIFAAVLVLVLGATALGFARLWFPWRGMFVLSVWPESIFNLVTAGEGLKLYIYAQLLMTLNASVVVGLAFMFSCFNMKPAAATILALSFLFINLVMEHIPFFERYEEWFLPYHFRAWLLTFAEPIPWPRVLGSLCILLAFNLTTFLVGVAAFQARDIKS, from the coding sequence GTGTTCGTTCACCATCTCCATAACGAACTTTATAAGCTGTTCGGCAAAAAGCGCACCTACATTGGGTTTGGCGCATTCCTGGTCGCCCAAAACGCAATCCTGATTGCCTTTCATTTCACCCGCTGGCAAAGCGACGTGGAACGCATGCTCGCCGGCAACGGCTATTTGGCGCGCGATTACATCTCGGCGCTGACCGTTGCCCTGATCATGCTCATTCCCCAAATCCTGCTGCTCATGCCGTTGTATGCGTCCCTGGTCGGGGGCGACCTCGTGGCCAAGGAAGCCGAGGACGGCACCCTGCGGATGATTCTCTCCCGGCCCATCTCGCGGTTCAGGCTGCTTTTTGTGAAATGGCTGGCCGGCGTTATCTTCGCTGCGGTCCTGGTGCTTGTCTTGGGAGCCACAGCATTGGGGTTTGCACGGCTCTGGTTTCCCTGGCGCGGCATGTTCGTATTATCAGTGTGGCCCGAATCGATCTTTAACCTGGTAACTGCGGGTGAAGGCTTGAAACTTTACATCTATGCGCAGTTGCTGATGACCCTCAACGCCTCGGTGGTAGTGGGGCTGGCTTTCATGTTTTCGTGTTTCAATATGAAACCAGCCGCCGCCACGATCCTCGCCCTTTCCTTCCTATTCATCAATCTTGTGATGGAGCACATCCCCTTCTTCGAGCGCTACGAAGAATGGTTTCTCCCATACCACTTTCGGGCTTGGCTCCTGACCTTTGCCGAGCCCATTCCCTGGCCACGCGTTTTGGGCTCGCTCTGCATCCTGCTGGCCTTCAATTTGACCACATTTCTGGTGGGGGTAGCCGCCTTCCAGGCCCGCGATATTAAATCCTAA
- the gyrB gene encoding DNA topoisomerase (ATP-hydrolyzing) subunit B, whose protein sequence is MPEEHVLDATENIKPTPDAGEKYDASKIDKLEGLEAVRKRPGMYIGDPDERGLHHCVFEVLDNSIDEHLAGFCSKIEVTVHVDGSVSIRDNGRGIPVDMHPKWNMPAVELVLTNLHAGGKFGQGAYKYSGGLHGVGAKCVNALSDWFKVEVSRDGKVYAMQFERGVTTEKLKIIGKSRGTGTLVTFKPDPTIFTITTEFKFELLANRLRELAFLNPGIEIVLADERTEKNEKFIYRDGIEEFVKQLGRNKQVLHPKPIVISRQKDEVFVDCVMQYNDSYNDQILCFANSIPNPDGGTHLTGFRSALTRAINQYAKQNELLKEKDPAISGDDVREGLVCVLSIKLPNPRFESQTKVKLVNTEIDGLVSSVIYDGLMTLFDANPSVAKKVIEKGLLAARAREAARKARETVRKGALTGGGLPGKLADCSDRDPANTELYIVEGDSAGGSAKQGRDRKFQAILPIRGKLINVEKARLDKVLQNNEIRTMITAVGTGIGDGDSEGAFNLQKLRYHKIIIMTDADVDGSHIRTLLLTFFYRQMPELVRRGYVYIAQPPLYQIARKKRVEYVEDDAQLNRILIQLGTEEVRLRNVEDAKQLSEKQLSEILELLEALDKYANGLRRKGGDFAVYLEHRHPQSHELPEHLVKIRQGNEESVRYFHDNEELAVFAEENPDLDLGLSGEKESDTTLIEKAKNGTTRRALHEELYESHAIQELLEKLARKGFKVEHYSAQDKPLFEIIEGEGDKEQVKPLFSIPEILSSIKEVGRRGLQIKRFKGLGEMNPKELFETTMNPVRRKLLRIDLADAVEAEEMFTKLMGEEVEPRRQFIEDNALNVRNLDV, encoded by the coding sequence ATGCCTGAGGAACACGTTTTGGATGCAACTGAGAACATAAAACCAACCCCTGACGCAGGGGAGAAATATGATGCGTCAAAGATCGATAAGCTCGAGGGGTTGGAGGCGGTGCGCAAACGACCGGGGATGTATATCGGTGACCCGGATGAGCGCGGTTTGCATCATTGCGTCTTTGAGGTGCTCGACAATTCCATCGACGAACACCTGGCCGGCTTTTGCAGCAAGATTGAAGTGACCGTTCACGTTGATGGGTCGGTTTCCATTCGCGACAATGGCCGCGGCATCCCCGTCGATATGCACCCGAAATGGAACATGCCGGCGGTCGAGTTGGTGCTGACGAATCTGCATGCCGGCGGGAAATTCGGCCAGGGCGCCTACAAGTACTCGGGTGGGTTGCACGGAGTCGGGGCCAAATGCGTAAACGCCCTCTCGGACTGGTTCAAGGTTGAGGTCTCGCGCGATGGCAAGGTGTATGCCATGCAGTTTGAGCGCGGGGTCACCACCGAGAAGCTCAAGATCATTGGCAAATCCAGAGGCACAGGCACCCTCGTCACCTTCAAGCCTGACCCGACGATTTTCACCATCACGACCGAGTTTAAGTTCGAGTTGCTGGCCAACCGGTTGCGCGAGTTGGCGTTCCTGAACCCTGGAATTGAGATCGTCCTGGCCGATGAGCGGACCGAAAAGAATGAGAAGTTCATTTATCGCGACGGCATCGAGGAATTTGTCAAACAGCTTGGCCGCAACAAGCAAGTCCTGCATCCCAAGCCGATTGTTATCAGCCGGCAAAAGGACGAGGTCTTCGTCGATTGCGTCATGCAGTATAACGACAGCTACAACGACCAAATCCTTTGTTTTGCCAATTCCATTCCGAACCCGGACGGCGGCACGCACCTGACTGGGTTCCGTTCGGCGCTGACCCGGGCCATCAACCAATACGCAAAACAGAACGAGTTGCTCAAAGAAAAGGACCCTGCCATTTCCGGTGATGACGTGCGCGAGGGTTTAGTCTGTGTGTTGAGCATTAAGCTGCCCAATCCCCGGTTCGAGTCCCAAACCAAGGTCAAACTCGTCAATACCGAAATCGACGGGCTGGTCTCCTCGGTTATTTACGACGGCTTGATGACCCTCTTCGACGCCAACCCGTCGGTGGCCAAAAAGGTCATTGAAAAAGGGCTCCTTGCCGCGCGCGCAAGAGAGGCTGCGCGCAAAGCGCGCGAGACTGTCCGCAAAGGGGCGCTCACTGGCGGGGGGCTGCCGGGCAAACTGGCCGATTGCTCCGACCGCGACCCTGCCAATACCGAGCTTTACATCGTTGAGGGCGATTCCGCCGGCGGCTCGGCCAAACAAGGCCGGGATCGGAAATTTCAGGCCATCCTGCCGATTCGCGGCAAACTGATTAATGTCGAGAAGGCCCGCTTGGACAAAGTCCTGCAGAATAATGAAATCCGGACGATGATTACCGCTGTGGGCACGGGAATTGGCGACGGCGATAGCGAAGGGGCGTTCAACCTCCAGAAGCTGCGCTATCACAAAATCATTATCATGACCGATGCCGACGTGGACGGTTCCCACATCCGCACGCTGTTGCTGACTTTTTTCTACCGGCAAATGCCCGAGCTGGTTCGGCGTGGCTACGTTTATATTGCTCAGCCGCCCTTGTACCAAATTGCGCGCAAAAAGCGGGTCGAGTATGTCGAAGATGACGCGCAGCTAAACCGGATTTTGATTCAGCTTGGAACCGAGGAAGTCCGCTTGCGCAACGTCGAGGATGCGAAGCAGCTTTCCGAAAAACAACTGAGCGAAATCCTGGAGTTGCTCGAGGCATTGGACAAATACGCCAATGGTTTGCGGCGCAAAGGCGGGGATTTTGCTGTGTACTTGGAACATCGTCACCCCCAGAGCCATGAGTTGCCTGAGCACCTGGTAAAGATTCGCCAGGGAAATGAAGAGAGCGTCCGCTATTTCCATGATAACGAAGAACTGGCGGTCTTTGCGGAGGAAAACCCGGACCTGGACCTGGGCCTTTCGGGGGAGAAAGAGAGCGACACCACACTGATCGAAAAAGCCAAGAATGGCACGACTCGCCGAGCCCTGCACGAAGAACTTTACGAGAGCCATGCGATCCAGGAGTTGCTTGAAAAGCTCGCTCGCAAGGGTTTCAAGGTCGAGCACTATTCCGCCCAGGACAAACCCCTCTTCGAGATTATCGAGGGCGAAGGCGACAAGGAGCAGGTCAAGCCGCTGTTTTCCATCCCGGAAATCCTTTCGAGCATCAAAGAAGTCGGCCGGCGCGGGTTGCAGATTAAGCGCTTCAAAGGCCTGGGCGAGATGAACCCCAAAGAACTCTTTGAAACCACGATGAACCCTGTCCGGCGCAAGCTGCTGCGAATCGACCTGGCTGATGCGGTCGAGGCCGAAGAGATGTTTACCAAGCTGATGGGCGAAGAGGTCGAGCCGCGCCGCCAGTTCATCGAGGACAATGCCTTGAACGTGCGCAACCTGGATGTGTGA
- a CDS encoding AAA family ATPase, whose product MPILYIIAGPNGVGKTTFADRYLPDEAKQLEFVNVDLIARGLSPYDPDSVAIEAGKIALRRIRELIEQRAGFTWETTLSGKTAVTWLRQARQVGYELKAYFLWVRDLEIAMQRVRQRVTEGGHNIREEVSRRRFMKAIQNFFDVYRPLLHSWKLLENDASGPRLLAVEKSGRLVVRDRLRFESICRAADLHL is encoded by the coding sequence ATGCCAATCCTTTATATCATTGCTGGGCCGAATGGCGTTGGCAAAACGACGTTTGCAGATCGCTACCTGCCCGATGAGGCCAAACAACTGGAATTTGTGAATGTGGATTTAATAGCGCGCGGGTTATCGCCATACGACCCGGACTCAGTTGCCATTGAGGCAGGCAAAATCGCCCTGAGAAGAATCCGCGAACTCATCGAGCAGCGCGCCGGGTTCACCTGGGAGACGACCCTGAGCGGAAAAACCGCTGTGACCTGGCTGCGGCAGGCGCGCCAGGTGGGTTATGAGCTGAAGGCGTATTTTCTTTGGGTGCGCGACCTTGAAATCGCGATGCAGCGAGTGCGCCAACGGGTGACAGAGGGCGGCCACAACATTCGAGAAGAAGTATCTCGCCGGCGGTTTATGAAAGCCATCCAGAACTTTTTTGATGTTTATCGGCCGCTCCTGCATAGCTGGAAGCTTCTCGAAAATGACGCGTCCGGGCCCCGCTTGCTCGCAGTAGAGAAGTCGGGCCGGCTCGTGGTTCGAGATCGGTTAAGGTTTGAATCTATCTGCCGCGCAGCCGACCTTCATTTATGA
- the gyrA gene encoding DNA gyrase subunit A, which yields MPEENTPPEQGSNDIQSSSVPAFAANEKIANVNVADEIKNSFLDYSMSVIISRALPDVRDGLKPSQRRILYAMHELGLYPPRKHMKCAKICGDTSGNYHPHGEAVIYPTLVHMAQPWAMRERLIDPQGNFGSVEGDPPAAMRYTEARLSPLGGTLMQDMEKDTVDFVPNYDERLTEPTVFPAAFPNLLVNGGTGIAVGMATNIPPHNLGEIIDGICAQIDNPNITLRELMKHVKGPDFPTGCMICGLEGIGHYFKSGRGAIKVRGRVGIEELKGGKEQIIITEIPFNVNRAVLVERIAALVNDKIITDITGVRDESDENTRVVIEIRRDAIPKVVINNLYKHTALESSFAVNALAIDNGRPKTLGLKELLNAYIEHRRDVIVRRTRFELRKAEERAETLDGYLIALANLDEFIRIIRHSATREEAKIKLLAFDFTRAQVEAFGVLIRSEARLSSGRYSFSEAQAVAILELRLYQLTGLEIDKVKAEYRDLLERIKDLLDILSKEARVLAIIKSELLAIKEKYATPRLTELVFDEGEMAIEDLIANEGVIITLTHGGLIKRTNISSYRSQRRGGKGVIGMATREGPADEDKDFIEHLFTASTHDYLMFFTNMGRAYVERVHEIPDMGRASKGRSIANLLELKQGETIAALIRIEAKSGPNKEDTTWGQEGFLFFATQHGTVKKTPLGDFGNVRKGGIIAIGIDPGDTLIDVKLTSGADQVVLITRGGMSIRFSEEDVRSMGRPAAGVRGINLEKGDAVVALAIVVRDATLLVAGENGIGKRTPFDMVLEDGTTEPVYRLQSRGGRGIITMKTTEKTGGVVGALTVREESEIMLITTAGQMVRTFVKDIRQTGRVTQGVKLIELGASDKLQAIAPVISEQQEDAAAEQPSAK from the coding sequence ATGCCTGAAGAGAACACTCCACCCGAACAGGGAAGCAACGACATCCAGTCGAGCAGCGTCCCTGCATTTGCCGCTAACGAGAAGATAGCCAACGTCAATGTCGCCGACGAAATCAAGAACTCGTTTCTGGATTACTCGATGTCGGTCATCATTTCGCGAGCGCTGCCCGATGTGCGCGATGGGCTCAAACCGTCGCAGCGCCGCATCCTTTATGCGATGCACGAACTGGGCCTTTACCCGCCCAGAAAGCATATGAAGTGCGCCAAGATATGCGGCGACACATCGGGCAACTATCACCCCCATGGAGAAGCGGTGATTTATCCCACCCTGGTTCACATGGCCCAACCCTGGGCCATGCGCGAGCGGTTGATCGATCCACAAGGCAATTTCGGTTCGGTTGAAGGCGACCCACCGGCGGCCATGCGTTACACCGAGGCCCGCTTATCACCGCTGGGCGGCACGCTCATGCAGGACATGGAAAAGGACACCGTCGATTTTGTCCCGAACTATGATGAGCGCCTCACTGAGCCGACCGTTTTCCCCGCAGCGTTTCCCAATCTGCTGGTCAACGGCGGCACCGGCATTGCCGTTGGCATGGCCACCAACATCCCGCCGCACAATTTGGGTGAGATTATCGATGGCATCTGCGCTCAGATTGATAATCCTAACATCACCCTGAGGGAACTGATGAAGCATGTCAAAGGACCCGATTTTCCCACCGGTTGCATGATTTGCGGGCTGGAGGGCATCGGCCATTACTTTAAGAGCGGGCGCGGGGCAATCAAGGTCCGAGGCAGAGTCGGCATCGAAGAACTCAAAGGTGGCAAAGAGCAGATCATTATTACCGAAATCCCGTTCAATGTGAACCGGGCAGTGCTGGTCGAGCGCATCGCGGCGTTGGTGAATGACAAAATCATAACGGACATCACGGGTGTGCGGGATGAGTCGGACGAAAACACCCGGGTGGTTATCGAAATCCGGCGCGATGCGATTCCCAAGGTGGTCATCAACAACCTCTACAAACACACGGCGTTGGAATCGAGCTTTGCGGTCAATGCATTAGCCATCGACAACGGGCGGCCCAAAACCCTCGGCCTTAAAGAGCTTCTCAATGCCTATATCGAGCATCGCCGGGATGTTATCGTGCGGCGGACCCGTTTCGAGCTGCGCAAAGCCGAGGAGCGGGCCGAAACGCTCGATGGTTACCTCATCGCCCTGGCCAACCTGGATGAGTTCATTCGCATCATTCGCCATTCCGCAACACGCGAGGAGGCCAAAATCAAATTGCTCGCCTTCGACTTCACGCGGGCGCAAGTCGAGGCCTTTGGGGTTTTGATCCGCAGCGAAGCGCGCCTGAGCAGCGGGCGCTACTCCTTCAGTGAGGCCCAGGCGGTTGCCATTCTGGAATTGCGCCTCTACCAGTTGACCGGGCTGGAAATTGACAAGGTCAAAGCCGAGTATCGGGACCTGCTGGAACGCATTAAGGACCTGTTGGACATCCTTTCTAAAGAGGCCCGCGTGCTGGCTATAATAAAAAGCGAGCTGCTGGCCATTAAAGAAAAGTATGCCACGCCGCGCCTGACTGAGCTGGTATTTGATGAAGGCGAAATGGCCATCGAGGATTTGATCGCTAACGAAGGGGTCATCATTACGCTGACCCATGGCGGCCTGATTAAGCGCACCAATATCAGCTCCTATCGCTCCCAGCGCCGCGGCGGCAAGGGGGTCATCGGCATGGCCACACGCGAAGGGCCTGCGGACGAGGACAAGGATTTCATCGAGCATCTGTTCACCGCCAGCACCCACGATTATCTCATGTTCTTTACCAACATGGGCCGCGCCTATGTCGAGCGGGTCCATGAGATTCCGGACATGGGGCGCGCCTCCAAAGGCCGGAGCATCGCCAATTTGCTCGAACTCAAGCAGGGGGAGACCATTGCCGCGCTAATCCGCATCGAGGCCAAGTCCGGCCCCAACAAGGAAGACACCACCTGGGGGCAGGAAGGGTTCCTGTTTTTTGCGACGCAGCATGGAACAGTCAAAAAGACGCCGCTGGGCGACTTTGGCAACGTGCGGAAGGGGGGCATCATCGCCATTGGGATTGATCCGGGGGATACGCTCATCGATGTGAAGCTCACCTCCGGCGCCGACCAGGTCGTGCTCATCACGCGCGGCGGGATGAGCATCCGCTTTTCCGAGGAAGACGTTCGTTCGATGGGCCGTCCGGCCGCCGGGGTGCGCGGGATCAATCTGGAAAAAGGCGACGCGGTCGTGGCCCTGGCCATCGTGGTGCGCGATGCCACGCTGCTCGTGGCCGGCGAAAACGGAATCGGGAAGCGGACGCCCTTCGATATGGTCCTGGAGGATGGGACTACGGAGCCGGTTTACCGCCTGCAGTCCCGAGGCGGCAGGGGCATTATTACCATGAAAACAACCGAAAAAACCGGCGGAGTAGTCGGCGCATTGACGGTCCGGGAGGAGAGCGAGATCATGCTCATTACGACCGCCGGTCAAATGGTGCGCACATTTGTAAAGGACATCCGCCAAACTGGCCGGGTGACACAGGGAGTAAAGCTCATCGAACTGGGGGCAAGCGACAAGCTGCAGGCCATTGCGCCGGTCATCAGCGAGCAGCAGGAGGACGCCGCCGCCGAGCAACCTTCCGCCAAATAG